The nucleotide sequence ACCAAGCACatgctttgatttgttcttcTTCACTGAGATCTGGTATTGCATTTACTTCATCATATACCTCTGTTGGATCAAGCTTCTTTGTGTCTGCACAAATATATTCTTGAAAGGATGAAGCCATCTTGGCAAGTGAATCTGCAATCATATCTTTAGGGGTGGTTGGTTTTTTCTTTGTATGAGGCACATCAACAAAATTTGTTGGTTTTCTCTTACTTTGAGTCTTCTGAACATTGGCTGAAGTAGGTGATATATCATTAATAATTTCAATATCTTCTAAACCTTGCGTATCACCATCCAAATCAATATGATTAGTTTCATTATGCGGAGGAGTCATAATCTCAACAGCTTCCACACCTGTTTCAGCACCCTCACCCGTGGCTCTATCTTTGCCACACAAATCCACTATATCATCCCAATTTGGAATGACCTTCCAACGAAAACTTTTAGCGCCACTATGTGACTAccaatcaaaacataaaaatcaaaaAAGCAAACCGTAAGTATAAGAAGAGTTAAAATAATATCacacacacaaaagaaaaataatgaatttgtCATACCTTCACGTACTCTTGTCAGACATGATCTTCATCTACACTTATCATCTTCTTGGTTGCATCCCAACTAAATCCACTTTGACTTAGTATATCACTCACAATTGCATAGAACTTTTTCCAAGACTTCACACGATTTCGAATGTTATCAGCAGTTACATGAATATCAAATTGAGCAGATAATATAGATGCAGCAGAATTATAAGCAGCTGTCTTCCAACCACCATCTCCTTTGTTACCCAATCTTCGTTCTTCACGAAGTATGTCAGCCAAAGCACGTTCCATATCTACATTCCatctaaaataattattttcatctccttcattttcaatttcttggttctctttctttctccttggtTTTTGTTTGCATACTGGTTTTCTATCGGATCCTTCCATTGCTCCTAACATTAAACAaatattaattgaaattttaagtCATTCGTAAACCCATGCATATCAAGAATCAGAGTATTAACATTCACTAAGCAATATACTTTTTGCCAACTACCTGAAAAAGAGGGATGGATTTGAGTC is from Pyrus communis chromosome 10, drPyrComm1.1, whole genome shotgun sequence and encodes:
- the LOC137748083 gene encoding uncharacterized protein; amino-acid sequence: MEGSDRKPVCKQKPRRKKENQEIENEGDENNYFRWNVDMERALADILREERRLGNKGDGGWKTAAYNSAASILSAQFDIHVTADNIRNRVKSWKKFYAISHSGAKSFRWKVIPNWDDIVDLCGKDRATGEGAETGVEAVEIMTPPHNETNHIDLDGDTQGLEDIEIINDISPTSANVQKTQSKRKPTNFVDVPHTKKKPTTPKDMIADSLAKMASSFQEYICADTKKLDPTEVYDEVNAIPDLSEEEQIKACAWLIENDKQFLMLKTLPVEKKKNMVLLFTSRGA